One window of the Allorhizobium ampelinum S4 genome contains the following:
- a CDS encoding lysophospholipid acyltransferase family protein: protein MLALRSHVFNVLFYACLILWMVLAAPIYFILPRKIAYSVPKTWARFSHWLMKTVVGTTFEIEGLENIPHSGYILAPKHQSFWDTYALLPWLDDPVYILKRELMWIPFFGWYAAKQNMIPVNRGGRGKEMVKVMQRAAVEVRNGRQLVIYPEGTRRPPGADPEYKFGIARLYRDLKVPVVPVAMHAGLFWPRRSLMRYPGHYKIRILPPIQPGMKPDAFFETLTRQLETASDALLLEAAQTNPDLPMPPTAKHRLETMRAQEQAKNPS from the coding sequence ATGCTTGCTTTGCGGTCCCATGTTTTCAACGTGCTGTTCTATGCCTGCCTGATCCTCTGGATGGTCTTGGCCGCGCCGATCTATTTCATCTTGCCGCGCAAAATAGCCTATTCCGTCCCCAAGACATGGGCGCGATTCAGTCATTGGCTGATGAAAACCGTGGTCGGCACGACATTCGAAATTGAAGGCCTGGAGAATATCCCGCACTCCGGCTACATCCTCGCGCCAAAGCACCAATCCTTCTGGGATACCTATGCGCTTCTGCCCTGGCTGGACGATCCGGTCTATATCCTCAAGCGGGAATTGATGTGGATTCCGTTCTTCGGCTGGTATGCCGCCAAGCAGAACATGATCCCGGTCAATCGCGGTGGACGGGGTAAAGAAATGGTCAAGGTCATGCAACGTGCCGCCGTGGAAGTGCGCAACGGCCGTCAATTGGTCATCTATCCCGAGGGGACAAGACGCCCGCCCGGCGCCGACCCTGAATATAAATTCGGCATCGCCCGGCTTTACCGCGACCTCAAAGTGCCGGTCGTGCCGGTTGCCATGCATGCCGGCCTGTTCTGGCCGCGGCGCAGCCTGATGCGCTATCCCGGGCATTACAAGATTCGTATCCTTCCCCCCATCCAACCGGGAATGAAGCCCGATGCATTTTTTGAAACATTGACCCGCCAGCTGGAGACGGCCAGCGATGCACTGCTGCTGGAGGCCGCCCAGACCAATCCGGATCTCCCCATGCCGCCGACCGCCAAACACCGTCTTGAAACCATGAGAGCGCAGGAACAGGCCAAGAACCCGTCATAA
- a CDS encoding gamma-glutamylcyclotransferase produces the protein MTCDMDEFWVFGYGSLMWNPGFVHEERQGARAHGFRRSLCVRSFVHRGTEQTPGLVLGLDRGGSCHGVAFRVSPSAWTQTLDYLRARELVTMVYQERTLRLQLSDGRRVLGVGYVVDRNHRQYAGAITVEEAVQVTAQASGQSGDNRAYVENTVEHLRSIGIRDHWLEHVVKGLNKPTL, from the coding sequence ATGACGTGCGATATGGACGAATTTTGGGTGTTTGGCTACGGATCTTTGATGTGGAATCCCGGCTTTGTCCATGAAGAACGGCAGGGTGCCAGGGCCCACGGGTTTCGTCGCTCCCTTTGTGTTCGATCTTTCGTGCATCGTGGCACCGAACAGACGCCCGGTCTGGTTCTGGGGCTGGATCGCGGCGGTTCCTGCCACGGTGTGGCGTTTCGCGTCAGTCCATCGGCATGGACGCAAACGCTGGACTATTTGCGAGCGCGGGAACTGGTGACGATGGTCTATCAGGAAAGAACGTTGCGCTTGCAATTGTCTGATGGACGGCGGGTGCTTGGCGTTGGTTATGTGGTGGACCGAAACCACCGTCAATATGCGGGAGCGATTACCGTTGAGGAGGCGGTACAGGTTACCGCGCAGGCCAGCGGCCAGTCGGGTGATAACCGGGCCTATGTCGAGAATACCGTGGAACACCTGCGCAGCATAGGCATCCGTGATCATTGGCTGGAACACGTGGTCAAGGGACTGAACAAACCGACGTTATGA
- a CDS encoding DUF2125 domain-containing protein — MGIVLVLLGILYTAGWFAAANYATTKLEHAFDGDNPLASALDCPGMRMSGFPLHIGLNCTKVSVNDSRNGITGSSGAFRSSAEIFRPGRIKWEIDGPAILQTSTGLAGAFQWDSFRSTLSLGMNGVDSSASVIQKLQANLTDALSGRVLRIDATESRTRLQRDGEDLVGTARLTGMDFGQDDRNPDLPPMAAQLDVKLLGQARALDIEHPEPIELRGLSGDIRNLQIDMGQGRTITASGPISIDNAGLANGTLKLEIGKVDAWRDLVIAAYPETKDIARMAAKGLKAVFLGQNQGQVTLQITNGVVVLGFIPLGNIPPI; from the coding sequence GTGGGCATTGTCCTTGTCCTGCTCGGTATCCTCTACACCGCAGGCTGGTTCGCCGCTGCCAATTACGCCACGACGAAACTCGAACATGCCTTTGATGGCGATAATCCGCTGGCCTCTGCCCTCGATTGCCCGGGAATGCGGATGAGTGGCTTTCCACTGCATATCGGGTTGAATTGTACCAAAGTGTCGGTCAACGACAGCCGCAATGGTATTACCGGATCCTCAGGCGCCTTCCGGTCATCGGCCGAAATTTTTCGGCCCGGCAGAATCAAATGGGAAATCGACGGGCCAGCCATTCTGCAAACCTCCACCGGGCTTGCCGGTGCTTTTCAGTGGGACAGTTTTCGCTCCACTCTGTCGCTCGGCATGAACGGCGTCGATTCGTCAGCAAGCGTGATCCAGAAATTGCAGGCCAACCTGACCGATGCACTCTCCGGTCGGGTTCTGAGGATCGACGCCACTGAGAGCCGGACGCGGCTGCAACGCGATGGCGAGGATCTTGTGGGAACCGCCCGCCTGACCGGAATGGATTTTGGCCAGGACGACCGTAACCCCGATCTGCCGCCCATGGCCGCACAGTTGGATGTGAAATTACTCGGCCAGGCCCGCGCCCTCGATATCGAACATCCTGAACCCATAGAATTGCGGGGTCTAAGCGGCGACATCCGCAATCTGCAAATCGATATGGGCCAAGGCAGGACGATCACCGCCAGTGGACCGATTTCCATAGATAACGCCGGCCTTGCCAATGGCACGCTCAAGCTGGAAATCGGCAAGGTCGATGCCTGGCGCGACCTGGTGATTGCCGCCTATCCCGAAACCAAGGACATCGCCCGGATGGCTGCCAAGGGGTTGAAAGCGGTCTTCCTCGGCCAGAACCAGGGCCAGGTGACCCTTCAGATCACCAATGGCGTCGTGGTGCTGGGCTTCATCCCGCTTGGTAATATCCCGCCCATCTGA
- a CDS encoding prephenate/arogenate dehydrogenase family protein: MASIQFDRIALIGIGLIGSSIARDVRALGLAREIVVSTRSVDTLRRAEELQLGDRYTTSAAEAVAGADLVIVSVPVGASEAVAIQIASHLAPGAIVTDVGSTKASVIAQMAPHMPDHVHFIPGHPLAGTEKSGPDAGFVGLFNGRWCIFTPLENTDQQAIDRLKRFWEALGSRVDEMDPLHHDKVLAIVSHLPHIIAYNIVGTADDLEAVTESEVIKYSASGFRDFTRLAASDPTMWRDVCLHNKDAILEMLARFSEDLAYLQRAIRWGEGDKLFELFTRTRTIRRSIIDAGQDVDVPDFGRHGLDGKTNG, encoded by the coding sequence ATGGCCAGCATTCAGTTTGACCGGATCGCACTGATCGGCATCGGCCTGATCGGCTCTTCCATTGCCCGTGACGTGCGTGCGCTTGGCCTGGCGCGTGAGATCGTCGTCTCAACCCGCTCGGTGGATACCTTGCGGCGGGCTGAGGAATTGCAGCTTGGGGATCGCTATACGACGTCGGCTGCCGAGGCGGTTGCAGGGGCCGATCTGGTGATCGTTTCGGTACCGGTCGGGGCGTCCGAAGCGGTGGCCATCCAGATTGCGTCGCATCTTGCGCCGGGAGCTATCGTCACAGACGTGGGGTCCACCAAAGCTTCGGTCATTGCGCAAATGGCGCCGCATATGCCGGATCATGTGCATTTCATTCCGGGCCATCCGCTGGCTGGCACGGAGAAATCTGGCCCCGATGCCGGTTTTGTCGGGTTGTTCAATGGACGCTGGTGCATTTTCACACCGCTGGAGAATACGGATCAGCAGGCGATTGACCGGCTCAAGCGTTTTTGGGAAGCACTGGGCTCGCGCGTCGATGAAATGGACCCGCTGCACCATGACAAGGTATTGGCGATCGTTTCGCATCTTCCGCATATCATCGCCTATAATATCGTCGGCACCGCGGATGATCTCGAAGCTGTGACGGAATCGGAAGTCATCAAATATTCCGCCTCCGGTTTTCGCGATTTTACCCGTCTGGCGGCGTCCGATCCCACCATGTGGCGCGATGTCTGCTTGCACAACAAGGACGCCATTCTGGAAATGCTGGCGCGGTTTTCAGAAGACCTCGCCTATCTGCAACGGGCGATCCGTTGGGGGGAGGGCGATAAACTGTTCGAACTGTTCACCCGCACCCGCACCATACGCCGCTCGATCATCGACGCTGGCCAGGATGTGGACGTGCCGGATTTCGGCCGTCATGGGCTGGATGGCAAGACGAACGGATAA
- the hisC gene encoding histidinol-phosphate transaminase, which produces MSSTMNQPVPRPGILDIAAYVPGKEHAPGVAKVFKLSSNETPLGPSPKAIEAFKAGAANLELYPDGQAVKLREAIASAHGLNPANILCGNGSDELLGLLCHVYLGTGDEAVITEHGFLVYRIQIMAAGATPVTVKEQDCRVDVDAILAAVTDKTRMVFIANPGNPTGTYVPGADIRRLVAGLPKHVLLVLDAAYAEYVRRNDYEAGLEIVSENRNVVMTRTFSKIHGLAALRIGWMYGPAAILDALNRVRGPFNMNAPAISAGAAAILDRDFADKAVDFNLEWLDRLTETFEGIGLKVTPSVTNFLLIHFPDVDGKRAPEADEFLTSRGYILRAVKGYGFANALRMSIGTPEANLGVMDALTEFMGKP; this is translated from the coding sequence ATGAGCAGCACCATGAACCAGCCCGTTCCACGCCCGGGGATCCTCGATATTGCCGCCTATGTTCCCGGCAAGGAACATGCCCCTGGCGTTGCGAAAGTGTTCAAGCTGTCATCAAATGAAACGCCGCTGGGACCAAGCCCGAAGGCCATCGAGGCATTTAAGGCGGGTGCTGCCAATCTGGAGCTTTATCCCGATGGCCAGGCTGTGAAGCTGCGGGAGGCGATTGCCAGTGCGCACGGGCTGAACCCGGCCAATATTCTCTGCGGCAATGGTTCGGACGAGCTGCTCGGCCTGCTCTGCCATGTCTATCTGGGCACGGGCGACGAGGCTGTTATCACCGAGCATGGTTTCCTGGTCTACCGTATTCAGATCATGGCGGCAGGCGCGACGCCGGTCACGGTCAAGGAGCAGGATTGCCGCGTCGATGTCGATGCCATTCTTGCGGCGGTGACCGACAAGACACGGATGGTGTTCATCGCCAATCCTGGCAATCCGACGGGGACCTATGTGCCGGGTGCCGATATTCGCCGTCTGGTTGCTGGCCTGCCGAAACATGTGCTGCTGGTGCTGGATGCGGCCTATGCCGAATATGTTCGCCGTAACGATTACGAAGCCGGGCTGGAAATCGTTTCTGAAAACCGCAATGTGGTGATGACCCGCACCTTCTCTAAAATCCACGGGCTGGCAGCGCTGCGGATCGGCTGGATGTATGGTCCAGCTGCCATTCTCGATGCCCTGAACCGGGTGCGCGGACCGTTCAACATGAATGCCCCGGCGATTTCTGCGGGTGCCGCTGCCATTCTTGACCGCGATTTTGCCGATAAGGCCGTGGATTTCAATCTCGAGTGGCTGGACCGGTTGACGGAAACCTTCGAGGGGATCGGCTTGAAGGTCACGCCGTCGGTCACCAATTTCCTGCTCATCCATTTTCCCGATGTTGATGGCAAGCGGGCGCCGGAGGCCGATGAATTCCTGACCAGCCGTGGCTACATCCTGCGGGCAGTCAAGGGCTATGGGTTTGCCAATGCGCTGCGCATGTCGATCGGCACGCCCGAGGCCAATCTTGGCGTGATGGATGCCCTGACCGAATTTATGGGCAAGCCGTGA
- a CDS encoding class I SAM-dependent methyltransferase: protein MHVDIVDLRQFYHTMLGHAAEQSITMALSSLWARLPEERLVGLGYSVPYLDRFRADTERTFAFMPAGQGAVNWPPGELSATSLVFDEELPLPDSSIDRVLMVHSLEFAENPRETLKEIWRVLAPGGRLVMVVPNRRGVWARMEHTPFGSGRPYSRGQLTALLRETNFTPGASTEALFFPPSKLRTMLKMHSAFERFGRMLSPAFAGVIVVEAQKRLYQGLPVAMRASRRVFAPVLSPQGVPTTRQTLLPPSTK from the coding sequence ATGCATGTGGATATAGTCGATCTTCGTCAGTTTTATCACACCATGCTCGGTCATGCCGCCGAGCAATCCATTACTATGGCGCTGTCGTCGCTCTGGGCGCGGCTGCCGGAGGAGCGGCTGGTGGGGCTGGGTTATTCGGTGCCGTACCTGGATCGGTTTCGGGCCGATACCGAGCGCACATTCGCCTTCATGCCTGCCGGACAAGGCGCGGTGAACTGGCCGCCGGGTGAGCTTTCGGCCACGTCGCTGGTGTTCGATGAGGAATTGCCGCTGCCCGACAGTTCCATCGACCGGGTTTTGATGGTCCATTCCCTGGAATTTGCCGAGAATCCGCGCGAGACGCTCAAGGAAATCTGGCGGGTTCTGGCACCGGGTGGGCGGTTGGTCATGGTTGTGCCCAATCGTCGCGGGGTCTGGGCGCGGATGGAGCATACGCCTTTTGGCTCCGGTCGCCCCTATTCTCGGGGCCAGTTGACGGCGCTGCTGCGCGAGACCAATTTTACCCCCGGAGCCAGCACCGAGGCATTGTTTTTCCCTCCATCGAAGCTCAGAACCATGTTGAAAATGCATAGTGCCTTCGAGCGCTTCGGTCGCATGCTGTCACCGGCTTTTGCCGGCGTTATTGTTGTCGAGGCGCAAAAGCGGCTCTATCAGGGCCTGCCCGTTGCCATGCGCGCGTCGCGCCGGGTATTTGCTCCGGTTTTGAGCCCGCAGGGCGTGCCAACCACACGCCAGACCCTCTTGCCGCCCTCGACAAAATAG
- the gloB gene encoding hydroxyacylglutathione hydrolase — MKSPDIEIFPCRTDNYGVLVHCPETGLTASIDAPEEGPIVAAAEKRGWQISHIFTTHHHNDHVEANLALKQRYGCEIIGPVNEAVAIPGLDRSAYDGEEFLFGPHRVQVIETPGHTAGHVCYHFPDAKLLFAADTLFALGCGRLFERPAADMWHSLQKLAVLPDETAIYFGHEYTLANARFALTIDPDNERLQARARDIEAMRAQGQFTIPTTMSLEKETNPFLRVADPKIRRNLVMESKSNEEVFAEIRKRKDNF; from the coding sequence ATGAAAAGCCCGGATATCGAAATCTTCCCGTGTCGCACCGACAATTACGGTGTGCTGGTCCATTGCCCAGAAACCGGCTTGACCGCGTCCATCGATGCACCGGAGGAAGGCCCGATCGTGGCCGCTGCCGAAAAACGCGGCTGGCAGATCAGCCATATCTTCACCACCCATCACCATAATGATCATGTCGAAGCCAATCTGGCGCTGAAGCAACGATATGGCTGTGAGATCATCGGGCCGGTCAACGAGGCTGTCGCCATACCCGGACTGGATCGGTCCGCCTATGATGGGGAAGAGTTTTTATTCGGACCGCACCGGGTCCAGGTGATCGAAACGCCGGGCCACACGGCAGGCCATGTCTGCTATCATTTTCCAGACGCCAAACTGCTGTTTGCCGCCGATACGCTGTTTGCGCTCGGCTGCGGACGGCTGTTCGAACGCCCCGCTGCCGACATGTGGCATTCCCTGCAAAAGCTGGCCGTGCTGCCGGATGAAACCGCCATCTATTTCGGCCATGAATACACGCTTGCCAATGCCCGTTTCGCCCTGACCATCGACCCTGACAATGAGCGGCTGCAAGCCCGTGCCCGCGACATCGAGGCGATGCGGGCGCAAGGGCAGTTCACCATTCCCACCACCATGTCTCTGGAAAAGGAAACCAATCCCTTCCTGCGGGTGGCCGATCCAAAAATCCGCCGCAACCTGGTGATGGAAAGCAAGAGCAATGAAGAGGTGTTTGCCGAAATCCGCAAGCGCAAGGACAATTTCTGA
- a CDS encoding cupin domain-containing protein, translating into MADADEIIAALAMQPHPEGGWYSETFRDGAGGARGHSTAIYYLLKAGQRSHWHRVKDAAEVWHYYAGAPLALYRSNDGQSVETLVLGRDLVRGERPQAIIPALSWQAAESLGEYTLVGCTVAPGFTFDAFEMAPPDWEPGQPL; encoded by the coding sequence ATGGCCGATGCCGATGAGATCATTGCAGCGCTGGCCATGCAGCCCCACCCTGAAGGTGGCTGGTACAGCGAAACCTTCCGCGACGGCGCAGGTGGAGCGCGTGGCCATTCCACGGCCATCTACTATCTGCTGAAAGCAGGCCAGCGATCGCATTGGCATCGGGTCAAGGACGCCGCCGAGGTCTGGCATTATTATGCTGGCGCGCCGCTGGCGCTTTACCGTTCGAATGACGGACAATCCGTGGAAACCTTGGTTCTTGGTAGAGACCTTGTGCGCGGCGAGCGACCCCAGGCCATCATTCCAGCGCTTAGCTGGCAGGCCGCGGAAAGCCTTGGGGAGTACACACTGGTTGGCTGCACGGTCGCACCGGGCTTTACTTTCGACGCTTTCGAAATGGCCCCGCCGGACTGGGAACCAGGTCAGCCTCTTTGA
- a CDS encoding cytochrome b yields the protein MTMNIPLNVIESRGTRYNSGMIWLHWATALLVLTLFFSAEIWEFTEKGGALRNGLKALHYGAGITLFAVFILRLVWRIASLKTLPEEEKGVLGLMAKAVHYLLYFGLAAQISLGFLWRWSQGKPVDFFGLFSIPDLIGISPDYRHLLGDMHSLLAWIIIGAATLHAVAAIFHHTVLKDGVLMKMMPGR from the coding sequence ATGACGATGAATATACCTCTTAATGTGATCGAATCGCGCGGCACGCGCTACAATAGCGGCATGATCTGGCTGCATTGGGCAACGGCGCTGCTGGTGCTCACCCTGTTTTTCTCGGCGGAAATCTGGGAATTTACGGAAAAAGGCGGTGCGCTGCGCAATGGCCTCAAGGCACTGCATTATGGTGCCGGAATCACACTGTTCGCAGTGTTTATACTGCGGCTTGTCTGGCGGATCGCCAGTCTTAAAACGCTGCCAGAGGAAGAAAAAGGCGTTTTGGGGTTGATGGCGAAGGCTGTGCATTATCTGCTCTATTTCGGGCTTGCCGCGCAGATTTCCCTCGGCTTTCTATGGCGCTGGTCGCAAGGCAAACCCGTGGACTTCTTCGGGCTGTTTTCCATTCCCGATCTCATCGGTATATCGCCTGACTATCGCCATCTGCTGGGTGACATGCATTCTCTCCTCGCCTGGATCATCATCGGCGCGGCCACTCTGCATGCCGTTGCGGCGATTTTCCATCATACCGTGCTGAAGGATGGCGTGTTGATGAAGATGATGCCCGGCAGGTAA
- a CDS encoding DMT family transporter encodes MKVRATLIGFSAILMWSFLALFTTASGTMPPFQLSAICFAIGSLPGIATFVVRPERLKLLKQPVKVWVIGIAGLFGYHFLYFTALRNAPAVEAGLIAYLWPLLIVFGSALLPGERLRWYHMAGAIAGLCGTVLIIGKNGLSFDPAYAMGYGAALLCALTWSSYSLVTRRFDAVSTDVVTGFCLATALLSLLCHLWLETSVWPDSASQWLAVAGLGLLPVGAAFYAWDYGVKNGDIQILGAASYAAPLLSTLVLLVFGFGEANLRILGACVLITGGAVLAASGMFRRKTAIEDAA; translated from the coding sequence ATGAAGGTTCGGGCAACGCTGATCGGGTTTTCAGCCATCTTGATGTGGTCTTTTCTGGCGCTGTTTACGACAGCGTCCGGCACCATGCCGCCCTTCCAGCTCTCGGCCATCTGCTTTGCCATCGGCAGTCTTCCCGGCATTGCCACCTTCGTTGTCCGACCGGAGCGGCTTAAATTGCTGAAACAACCGGTCAAGGTCTGGGTGATCGGGATTGCTGGCCTGTTCGGCTATCATTTCCTGTACTTCACGGCGCTGAGAAATGCCCCTGCCGTGGAAGCCGGGTTGATTGCCTATCTCTGGCCGCTGTTGATCGTGTTTGGATCAGCGCTGCTGCCGGGGGAGCGGCTGCGCTGGTATCATATGGCGGGCGCGATTGCCGGGCTATGCGGCACCGTGCTGATCATCGGCAAAAACGGCCTGTCCTTTGATCCGGCCTATGCGATGGGCTATGGCGCGGCCCTGCTCTGCGCCTTGACCTGGTCCAGCTACTCGCTGGTCACGCGCCGGTTCGATGCGGTCTCCACCGATGTGGTGACCGGCTTCTGCCTCGCCACGGCACTGTTGTCGCTGCTCTGCCACCTCTGGCTCGAAACGTCCGTTTGGCCGGATAGCGCCAGCCAGTGGCTTGCTGTGGCGGGTCTTGGGCTGTTGCCGGTCGGAGCAGCCTTCTATGCCTGGGATTACGGGGTCAAGAATGGCGATATCCAGATCCTGGGGGCAGCGTCCTATGCCGCCCCGTTGCTATCGACGCTGGTGCTGCTGGTTTTTGGTTTTGGTGAGGCAAACCTGCGCATTCTTGGTGCCTGTGTGCTGATCACGGGTGGCGCGGTCCTGGCTGCAAGCGGCATGTTCCGCCGCAAGACAGCCATCGAAGATGCGGCTTGA
- a CDS encoding DUF3108 domain-containing protein codes for MRFKLVRKLTFLLVALGAPLASGSGSAFAGETYRNEYRVTLLGLPVARATFVTEVTRPGYTITGTISSAGIANVFTSLDAKTKVTGQVADDKHLQASNYNLVYTRGKRTRVYDVRYAGGNVVSTTITPQPNRNKDRWIPVSAGDLRSVLDPVGGLTLPDDGKICSRTLPIFDGESRLDLVMSPKGKNKFTAGNVSGEAIVCSVRYVPKSGFNKGRSDIEYLRSANDMEIWFAKTGTMTLYAPVYARVPTRVGTLSITATRFGA; via the coding sequence ATGCGTTTTAAGCTTGTTCGTAAACTGACTTTTCTGCTGGTCGCGCTTGGCGCTCCGCTGGCCTCTGGGAGCGGTTCTGCCTTTGCAGGAGAGACCTATCGCAATGAATACCGCGTCACCCTGCTTGGTCTGCCCGTCGCCCGTGCGACCTTCGTTACCGAGGTCACACGTCCCGGCTACACCATTACCGGCACGATCTCGTCGGCGGGCATTGCCAATGTCTTCACTAGTCTCGATGCAAAGACCAAGGTGACGGGGCAGGTGGCTGATGACAAGCATTTGCAGGCCAGCAATTACAATCTGGTCTATACGCGGGGCAAAAGGACGCGGGTCTATGACGTGCGTTATGCGGGCGGCAATGTCGTCTCCACGACAATCACCCCTCAACCGAACCGTAACAAGGATCGCTGGATACCGGTGAGTGCCGGGGATCTACGCTCAGTGCTCGATCCGGTCGGTGGGCTGACCTTGCCAGATGATGGCAAGATCTGCTCCCGGACCCTGCCGATTTTCGATGGTGAAAGCCGGTTGGACCTGGTGATGTCGCCAAAGGGCAAGAACAAGTTTACCGCGGGCAATGTTTCCGGCGAGGCGATCGTCTGCTCCGTTCGCTATGTGCCGAAATCCGGCTTTAACAAGGGCCGCAGCGATATCGAATATCTGCGCAGCGCCAACGATATGGAAATCTGGTTTGCCAAGACCGGAACCATGACCTTATATGCCCCTGTTTATGCGCGGGTGCCAACGCGGGTGGGAACGCTGTCGATCACAGCGACCCGGTTTGGAGCCTGA
- the rpmB gene encoding 50S ribosomal protein L28 produces the protein MSRSCELTGKGVQSGNNVSHANNKTRRKFLPNLCDVTLISDALGQRYRLRVSAAALRSVEHRGGLDAFLLKANETELSMRARLLRRQIVKKTAVAA, from the coding sequence ATGTCCCGCAGTTGCGAATTGACCGGCAAGGGCGTCCAGTCGGGTAATAATGTAAGCCATGCCAACAACAAGACCCGCCGCAAGTTCCTTCCGAACCTGTGCGATGTTACGCTGATTTCCGATGCCCTCGGCCAGCGCTACCGTCTGCGCGTCTCTGCTGCTGCTCTTCGTTCCGTCGAGCATCGCGGTGGCCTGGATGCCTTCCTTTTGAAGGCAAATGAAACCGAACTGAGCATGCGCGCTCGTCTGCTGCGCCGCCAGATCGTCAAGAAGACCGCAGTCGCCGCCTGA
- a CDS encoding queuosine precursor transporter: MRITRHIFVYSLLMTLVVVASNILVQFPLSGQLAGVQLGDLLTYGAFTYPVAFLVTDLTNRQFGPSTARKVVFVGFLVGVALSFVTGQPRIAIASGTAYLVGQLLDISVFNRLRQQDWWKAPLAGSLFGSVLDTVIFFSLSFAPVFGFIGPNDDFAISSAPLLGAFSPEIPRWISWAIGDFTVKMLVGLIMLLPYGALMNRLKPYQVARA; the protein is encoded by the coding sequence ATGCGGATCACACGGCACATCTTCGTCTACAGCCTACTCATGACCCTGGTTGTGGTCGCCTCCAACATCCTCGTGCAGTTTCCGCTGTCGGGGCAATTGGCGGGCGTGCAGCTCGGCGACCTCTTGACCTATGGTGCCTTCACCTATCCGGTCGCCTTTCTGGTCACGGATCTCACCAATCGCCAGTTCGGCCCGTCCACGGCCCGCAAAGTGGTGTTTGTGGGCTTTCTGGTGGGCGTGGCGCTATCCTTCGTCACCGGGCAGCCACGCATCGCCATTGCCTCGGGCACTGCCTATCTGGTCGGGCAATTGCTTGATATCAGCGTCTTCAACCGGCTGCGCCAGCAGGACTGGTGGAAAGCACCGCTGGCCGGTTCACTGTTCGGCTCGGTACTCGATACGGTGATTTTCTTCTCGCTGTCCTTTGCGCCGGTCTTTGGCTTCATCGGCCCGAATGATGATTTTGCTATCAGCTCAGCGCCGTTGCTTGGCGCGTTTTCCCCTGAAATCCCGCGCTGGATCTCCTGGGCCATCGGTGATTTTACCGTGAAAATGCTGGTCGGCCTGATCATGCTTTTGCCCTATGGGGCATTGATGAACAGGCTGAAGCCCTACCAAGTTGCGCGGGCTTGA
- a CDS encoding esterase-like activity of phytase family protein has product MAAFCCGSALLLAASQAVGESAAVSSRKIEYFNPASDQTVFGKLEFLGGLDLTSSDSLFGAWSSIRFRPDGKRFIGVLDTGHWISGEIKRDEKGRLSGIDGVSLAPMLDREGRSNAPKRAMDAESLAIRGDKIYVGFEQRHRIDQYPLDGFETAKPEKSLPLPFPKTVLKSNRSLEMLTASPAQGPLAGGLVTITEESLDAKGNLYAGVVDGPHPGGFKLVRRDDFDVTDGAWLPDGDLLLLERRFRFPSGLGMRVVRVKGDSIKPGALVDGEILLEADQTFQIDNMEGLDVVDMGNGDLRLILVSDDNHFMLQRTLMLEFRLLP; this is encoded by the coding sequence TTGGCTGCCTTCTGCTGCGGCTCCGCGCTGCTTTTGGCAGCATCTCAGGCCGTGGGTGAGTCTGCGGCGGTGAGTAGCCGAAAAATTGAATATTTCAATCCGGCCTCGGACCAGACCGTGTTCGGCAAGCTGGAATTTCTCGGTGGGCTGGACCTGACATCGTCAGACAGTCTGTTCGGTGCCTGGTCTTCGATCCGGTTTCGACCGGATGGCAAGCGTTTCATTGGCGTGCTGGACACTGGTCACTGGATTTCCGGCGAAATCAAACGAGATGAAAAGGGTCGCCTTTCCGGCATCGATGGTGTGTCGCTGGCTCCGATGCTGGACCGCGAAGGCCGCAGCAATGCGCCGAAGCGGGCGATGGATGCCGAGAGCCTGGCGATCCGTGGCGACAAGATCTATGTCGGCTTTGAGCAACGCCATCGGATCGATCAATATCCACTCGACGGATTTGAAACGGCCAAGCCGGAAAAAAGCCTGCCTTTGCCTTTTCCCAAGACGGTCCTGAAGAGCAATCGCAGCCTGGAAATGCTGACAGCATCGCCTGCGCAAGGGCCGCTTGCCGGTGGCCTGGTAACGATCACCGAGGAGAGCCTGGACGCCAAGGGTAATCTCTATGCTGGCGTGGTCGATGGTCCGCATCCAGGCGGCTTCAAGCTGGTGCGCCGTGACGATTTTGACGTCACTGACGGCGCATGGCTGCCGGATGGCGATCTGCTGCTCTTGGAGCGGCGGTTCCGGTTTCCCAGTGGGCTGGGGATGCGCGTCGTGCGCGTCAAGGGCGACAGCATCAAGCCGGGCGCGTTGGTGGATGGTGAGATCCTGCTCGAGGCCGATCAAACCTTCCAGATCGACAATATGGAAGGCCTGGATGTGGTGGATATGGGCAATGGCGACCTTCGCCTGATCCTGGTCTCTGACGACAACCACTTCATGTTGCAACGGACGTTGATGCTGGAATTCCGGCTGCTACCGTAA